The Miscanthus floridulus cultivar M001 chromosome 7, ASM1932011v1, whole genome shotgun sequence genome includes a region encoding these proteins:
- the LOC136466562 gene encoding RNA-binding NOB1-like protein, whose product MEAWPPLAPAAAAAATPTTAASDDEAAPPAGAGAWGAAATAQRKAVEKESTAQAVSRIVASCANSSGVAVAVVDANAVISGGSALSTSAGRLVTVPEVLEEVRDAAARRRLGLLPVPVETVEPAPEFVKKVTKFARETGDIQTLSDVDIKVIALAYMLEAEIHGTSHLREHPPPLREVNVRKLSEAPLPGWGSNVPNLKEWEELDQMSEAGGDINSRILPLKDIENQDIPMSETNSVCEAQEDTEHQPSEKDAPVAWEEDENNVGWMPAVSRNTHRRYLRRKARRDALKESRQSFETSSVAPSIDDDKVPSGNGGLKHGLTSTDGLNSVPEKISASSDGFEHQAENHTEIAGEHLHSDQLAYGDDTDACTKELDNLDIKGEDEGGDDAHSIDESSEQSWTLRSLSESTVACVTSDYAMQNVILQIGLRLVAPGGMQIRQMHRWVLRCHACYKVTQEVGKIFCPKCGNGGTLRKVSVTVGENEITMASRRPRVTLRGTKFSLPMPQGGRAAITKNPILREDQLPQKVLHPKVKKSSKEDDFLGVDDIFSHSGDKKAPLKPPVRKALAMFSGKRNPNDNHFSRKKH is encoded by the exons ATGGAAGCGTGGCCGCCTCTCGCccccgcggcggccgccgccgccaccccgacCACGGCTGCCTCCGACGATGAGGCGGCCCCTCCGGCCGGCGCCGGGGCGtggggagcagcggcgacggcgcaGCGGAAGGCCGTGGAGAAGGAGTCGACGGCGCAGGCGGTGAGCCGCATCGTGGCGAGCTGCGCCAACTCCAGCGGCGTGGCGGTCGCCGTGGTGGACGCCAACGCCGTCATCTCCGGCGGCTCCGCTCTCTCCACCTCCGCGGGACGCCTTGTCACCGTGCCGGAGGTGCTCGAGGAGGTCCGGGACGCGGCCgcgcggcggcggctcgggctccTCCCCGTCCCCGTCGAGACCGTTGAGCCTGCGCCGGAGTTCGTTAAGAAAG TTACCAAGTTTGCCAGGGAGACAGGAGACATCCAAACGCTGTCAGATGTTGATATCAAGGTTATTGCTTTGGCTTACATGTTAGAAGCTGAGATCCATGGGACTAGCCATTTGCGGGAGCACCCTCCTCCTCTGCGTGAGGTGAATGTCAGAAAGCTATCTGAAGCTCCACTGCCTGGTTGGGGCTCTAATGTGCCTAACCTGAAAGAGTGGGAAGAGTTGGATCAGATGTCTGAAGCTGGTGGAGATATCAATTCTCGAATACTTCCTCTGAAGGATATTGAGAATCAAGATATCCCGATGAGCGAGACCAACAGTGTCTGTGAGGCACAAGAGGATACAGAGCACCAGCCTTCGGAGAAGGATGCACCTGTTGCATGGGAGGAGGATGAGAACAATGTAGGTTGGATGCCTGCTGTTAGCCGCAACACCCACAGAAGATATTTGCGGAGGAAGGCAAGGCGTGATGCCCTCAAGGAATCTCGACAAAGTTTTGAGACAAGTTCTGTTGCTCCATCAATTGATGATGATAAAGTTCCCTCTGGAAATGGTGGATTGAAGCATGGTCTGACTTCAACAGATGGCCTTAATTCTGTCCCTGAGAAAATCAGTGCAAGTTCTGATGGTTTTGAACATCAAGCAGAGAATCACACTGAAATTGCTGGAGAACATTTGCATTCTGACCAGCTAGCTTACGGTGATGATACTGATGCATGCACCAAAGAATTGGATAACCTAGATATAAAAGGTGAGGATGAGGGAGGTGATGATGCACATTCCATAGATGAGAGCAGTGAGCAGAGTTGGACCCTGAGGTCTTTATCCGAATCAACTGTAGCATGTGTTACTAGTGATTACGCCATGCAAAATGTCATCCTGCAGATTGGCCTCCGTCTCGTAGCACCAGGTGGCATGCAGATACGCCAGATGCATAG GTGGGTTTTGAGGTGCCATGCTTGCTATAAGGTGACCCAAGAGGTTGGAAAAATATTTTGTCCGAAGTGTGGCAATGGTGGGACCTTACGGAAGGTTTCAGTAACagttggtgaaaatgagatcacTATGGCTTCACGGCGCCCACGTGTTACACTTCGAGGCACAAAA TTTTCCCTCCCAATGCCCCAAGGTGGAAGAGCTGCCATAACTAAGAACCCCATTCTTCGTGAGGACCAACTTCCTCAGAAGGTTCTTCATCCTAAAGTGAAGAAGTCAAGCAAG GAGGATGATTTCTTGGGCGTCGACGACATATTTTCGCACAGTGGTGATAAGAAGGCACCACTGAAACCTCCAGTGAGGAAGGCACTCGCAATGTTCAGTGGGAAAAGAAATCCAAACGACAACCACTTTTCTCGCAAGAAGCACTAA
- the LOC136466564 gene encoding F-box/kelch-repeat protein SKIP4-like: protein MESAPGHTPLIHGLPDEIALICLARVPRRYHNVLRRVSKRWRALLCSEEWHLCRKRNNLDESWVYVICREAGIKCYVLAPDPSSWCFRIMHIIEPPCSGRKGVTIEALDKRLFLLGGCSCVHDAMDEVYCYDASSNRWSAAAPMPTARCYFVSASLNEKLYITGGYGLTDKSPNSWDIYDPATDSWCAHKNPMLTPDIVKFVALDEELVTIHRAAWNRLYFAGIYDPLDRTWRGTENEIALCCSSPTVVVDGTLYTLEQSMGTKLMRWQKDTKEWATLGRLSDKVTKPPCALVAIGRKIHVIGRGLSIVTVDVDTAARVDGFLVTTSVGPLVEEDLTPERCMVITI from the exons ATGGAATCAGCTCCTGGTCATACCCCTCTTATACATGGACTTCCTGATGAGATCGCTCTCATTTGCTTGGCAAGAGTTCCTAGGCGGTATCATAATGTTCTCAGGCGTGTCTCAAAGAGGTGGAGAGCACTGTTATGCAGTGAAGAATGGCACTTGTGCCGCAAGAGGAATAACTTGGACGAGTCATGGGTCTACGTAATCTGTAGGGAGGCAGGCATCAAATGCTATGTGTTGGCTCCTGACCCTTCAAGTTGGTGCTTTAGAATCATGCATATCATTGAACCCCCATGCTCAGGGAGGAAAGGTGTTACCATTGAGGCCTTAGACAAAAGGTTATTTCTTCTGGGTGGTTGCAGTTGCGTACATGATGCTATGGATGAAGTATATTGTTATGACGCCTCATCAAATCGCTGGAGTGCAGCAGCTCCAATGCCTACAGCAAG GTGCTATTTTGTGTCTGCGTCGCTTAATGAGAAACTGTACATAACTGGTGGATATGGTTTGACAGACAAGTCGCCAAATTCGTGGGACATCTATGACCCGGCCACAGACTCATGGTGCGCCCACAAGAACCCAATGCTCACCCCTGACATAGTAAAATTCGTGGCATTGGACGAGGAGCTGGTGACCATTCACCGGGCAGCGTGGAACAGATTGTACTTCGCTGGCATATACGACCCGCTGGACCGCACCTGGAGAGGCACGGAAAACGAAATCGCTCTCTGCTGCTCCAGCCCGACAGTTGTGGTGGATGGAACACTGTACACGCTGGAGCAGTCGATGGGCACGAAGCTGATGAGGTGGCAGAAGGACACCAAGGAGTGGGCCACGCTCGGTAGGCTCTCCGACAAAGTCACAAAACCCCCTTGCGCGCTTGTGGCCATTGGCAGGAAGATTCATGTGATAGGAAGAGGGCTGAGTATAGTCACAGTTGATGTGGACACAGCGGCGAGAGTAGATGGGTTCCTGGTTACCACTTCTGTAGGCCCATTGGTTGAGGAGGACTTGACGCCGGAGAGGTGCATGGTGATCACCATCTGA